A portion of the Catalinimonas alkaloidigena genome contains these proteins:
- a CDS encoding FG-GAP repeat domain-containing protein — protein MRYFLLLLISLPLWAQPRFEAQTLDSSIRIGYGLAIGDVDGDQRPDVLLADQKQIFWYRNRDWRRFVMAENLTEHDNVCLAAKDLNGDGRVEVAVGAQWNPGETSDATQSGSVHYLVRPADPTQPWQAVALPHEPTVHRMRWVPTSQQQWDLVVVPLHGRGNQNGEGAGVKVLAYRFPEAALSAAPARRWDTLTVNQEMHMTHNLAVDLTRRPRLLLAGKEGVLELTYHRGTWQSKPLAGMTQGAGEVRLGKGKTPFVATIEPMHGNALVVYREGKRQVLTDRLNQGHALACADLLALGYDQIVVGWRNPDADGKVGIQLFVPTDASGTAWTAHWVDENGMACEDLNVADLDGDGRLDIIAAGRDSHNLKVYWNRKPE, from the coding sequence ATGCGTTATTTTCTGCTTCTGCTGATTTCGCTTCCGCTCTGGGCACAGCCGCGCTTCGAAGCACAAACGCTGGACAGCAGCATTCGCATCGGGTATGGTCTGGCCATTGGCGACGTAGATGGCGACCAGCGCCCGGATGTGTTGCTGGCCGATCAGAAACAAATCTTCTGGTACCGCAACCGGGACTGGCGGCGGTTCGTGATGGCCGAGAACCTGACAGAACACGACAATGTGTGTCTGGCCGCAAAAGACCTCAACGGCGACGGTCGGGTGGAAGTGGCGGTCGGAGCGCAATGGAATCCCGGCGAAACGAGCGATGCAACCCAGTCCGGGTCGGTGCATTACCTGGTGCGTCCCGCCGACCCGACCCAGCCGTGGCAGGCCGTGGCGTTACCTCACGAACCGACCGTTCACCGCATGCGCTGGGTGCCTACGAGCCAACAGCAGTGGGATCTGGTGGTGGTGCCGCTGCACGGGCGGGGCAATCAGAACGGTGAAGGGGCGGGGGTGAAAGTCCTGGCCTACCGGTTTCCGGAGGCTGCACTATCGGCCGCACCGGCGCGCCGCTGGGATACGCTGACGGTGAATCAGGAAATGCACATGACACACAACCTGGCGGTCGACCTTACCCGGCGGCCTCGCCTGCTGCTGGCCGGGAAAGAAGGCGTACTGGAGCTGACGTACCACCGCGGAACGTGGCAAAGCAAACCCCTCGCAGGGATGACCCAGGGGGCGGGCGAAGTCCGGCTGGGAAAAGGAAAAACACCGTTTGTAGCGACGATTGAGCCGATGCACGGCAATGCGTTGGTGGTCTACCGGGAGGGCAAGCGGCAGGTGTTGACGGATCGGTTAAACCAGGGACATGCGTTGGCGTGTGCCGATCTGCTGGCGCTAGGCTATGACCAGATCGTGGTCGGGTGGCGCAATCCGGACGCCGACGGCAAAGTAGGCATCCAACTGTTTGTGCCGACCGATGCGAGCGGAACGGCATGGACGGCACATTGGGTCGACGAAAACGGGATGGCCTGCGAGGACCTCAACGTGGCCGACCTCGACGGCGACGGACGCCTGGACATCATTGCCGCCGGCCGCGATTCCCACAACCTGAAAGTCTACTGGAACCGGAAACCGGAATGA
- a CDS encoding dipeptidase has product MSVFTKLLVPAACGALLLSCQSSNSTGKETALADSTAHADSVHFAVFTVDTHVDTPMQMMDSTFDLTETHDAHATGSQVDFPRMKEGGLDAAFFAVYLGQGDRTPEGHAEAKRRALAIFDTIHKAAERHADLAGIAMTADQGEQLVEDGKIAMFIGMENGWPVGNDLSLLKTYYDLGGRYITLSHTSNNDICDSSTDKEGPEYGGLSAFGEEVVKEMNRLGMMVDVSHVSDSTFWDVMALTTAPVIASHSSAYALCDHPRNMKDDMLKRLAENGGVIQVNLLGDYVKKMEQDPARDSAFAALREKYPNFGDLSPEDREKAREEFRALNKAYPKKLPTIADAVDHIDHIVEVAGIDHVGIGADFDGGGGLADCYDVSEYPKLTEELVRRGYSDEDIAKIWGGNLLRVMRAVEQAAEAPSAPTASM; this is encoded by the coding sequence ATGTCTGTTTTTACAAAACTCCTCGTTCCGGCGGCGTGCGGAGCCCTGCTGCTCAGTTGCCAATCGTCCAACTCTACCGGCAAAGAAACGGCCCTTGCCGACTCAACGGCCCACGCCGATTCCGTACACTTTGCCGTATTTACCGTCGATACCCACGTGGACACGCCCATGCAGATGATGGATTCGACGTTCGACCTCACCGAAACGCACGACGCACACGCCACGGGCAGCCAGGTCGACTTTCCGCGCATGAAAGAAGGCGGATTGGATGCGGCCTTTTTTGCCGTGTACCTGGGTCAGGGTGACCGTACGCCGGAAGGCCATGCGGAAGCCAAGCGACGTGCGCTGGCCATTTTCGACACCATCCACAAAGCGGCCGAACGCCATGCGGACCTGGCCGGCATCGCCATGACGGCCGATCAGGGCGAGCAACTGGTGGAAGACGGCAAAATTGCGATGTTTATCGGGATGGAAAACGGCTGGCCCGTGGGCAACGATCTGTCGCTGCTCAAGACCTACTACGACCTGGGCGGGCGCTACATCACCCTCAGTCACACGTCGAACAACGACATCTGCGACTCGTCGACCGACAAAGAAGGTCCGGAATACGGCGGCCTGAGCGCCTTTGGCGAAGAAGTGGTGAAAGAGATGAACCGGCTGGGCATGATGGTGGACGTCTCGCACGTTTCCGACTCGACGTTCTGGGACGTGATGGCGCTCACGACCGCCCCTGTCATTGCGTCGCATTCCAGTGCATACGCCCTCTGCGACCACCCCCGGAACATGAAGGACGACATGCTGAAACGGCTGGCCGAAAACGGCGGCGTGATCCAGGTCAACCTGCTGGGCGACTACGTCAAGAAGATGGAACAAGACCCCGCCCGCGACTCAGCCTTTGCGGCCCTGCGCGAGAAATACCCCAACTTTGGCGACCTGTCGCCGGAAGATCGGGAAAAGGCGCGCGAAGAATTCAGGGCGTTGAACAAAGCTTATCCTAAAAAGTTGCCTACTATTGCCGACGCCGTCGATCACATCGACCACATTGTGGAAGTGGCCGGCATCGACCACGTGGGCATCGGTGCCGACTTCGACGGCGGGGGTGGCCTGGCCGACTGTTATGACGTGAGCGAGTACCCGAAGCTCACGGAAGAGCTGGTGCGCCGCGGCTACTCCGACGAAGACATTGCCAAAATCTGGGGCGGCAATCTGCTGCGCGTCATGCGGGCGGTAGAACAGGCCGCCGAAGCGCCGTCTGCCCCCACGGCCTCTATGTAG